A genomic region of Prosthecobacter algae contains the following coding sequences:
- a CDS encoding metalloregulator ArsR/SmtB family transcription factor, with protein MPSILKSLSLIADPTRVRILLLLKQEELSVAELQEVLALPQSNISAQLAKLKSAGLVTDRRSGKNRLYQLDEPSSKDKAAHEHFIALMEAAGAELKEAKKDDAALKVVLRKRMRSAQAYFDTLAGKFGRHYIPGRSWKGLGETLLKLLPPLVIADLGAGEGTLSQLLAQRAQKVIAVDNSEKMVAYGADLASKHGFANLEYRLGDIEEPPIEPGSVDLVFLSQALHHALNPERAIRAAYAILKPGGRIVILDLLKHQFEKARELYADVWLGFSEAELHEMLAKAGFREAETSVVHRESQSPHFQTVLAMANKG; from the coding sequence ATGCCTTCGATCCTCAAATCGCTCAGCCTCATCGCCGACCCGACTCGCGTGCGCATTCTGCTGTTGCTGAAGCAGGAGGAACTGAGCGTGGCGGAACTGCAGGAGGTGCTGGCACTGCCGCAGTCCAATATTTCTGCCCAGTTGGCCAAGCTGAAGTCGGCGGGACTGGTCACGGACCGGCGCAGTGGCAAGAACCGGCTCTATCAGCTCGATGAACCCAGCAGCAAAGACAAGGCCGCCCACGAGCACTTTATCGCCCTCATGGAGGCAGCCGGCGCGGAACTCAAAGAAGCCAAAAAAGACGATGCTGCTCTGAAGGTGGTGTTGCGGAAACGCATGCGCTCCGCCCAGGCTTACTTCGATACCCTGGCGGGCAAATTTGGCCGCCACTACATCCCTGGCCGTTCCTGGAAAGGGCTGGGAGAGACCCTTTTAAAACTTCTGCCTCCACTGGTCATTGCCGACCTCGGGGCAGGGGAGGGCACGCTGTCCCAGTTGCTGGCGCAGCGGGCGCAGAAAGTCATCGCGGTGGACAACAGCGAAAAGATGGTGGCCTATGGGGCTGACCTCGCCAGCAAACACGGCTTTGCCAATCTGGAATACCGGCTGGGGGACATCGAAGAGCCGCCCATCGAGCCTGGCAGCGTGGATTTGGTCTTTCTCAGCCAAGCTCTCCACCACGCGCTGAATCCGGAGCGCGCCATCCGGGCCGCCTATGCCATTCTGAAGCCGGGTGGGCGCATTGTGATCCTGGACCTGCTCAAGCATCAGTTTGAAAAAGCGCGGGAGCTCTATGCTGATGTCTGGCTGGGCTTTTCTGAGGCTGAACTTCACGAAATGCTGGCCAAGGCAGGCTTTCGCGAAGCGGAGACAAGTGTGGTCCACCGCGAAAGCCAGAGCCCGCATTTCCAGACCGTTCTAGCTATGGCTAACAAAGGATGA
- a CDS encoding NAD(P)/FAD-dependent oxidoreductase: MTPSTPSIAIIGAGLSGLACARALTQAGQRFTIYEAADAVGGRVRSDVVDGFTLDRGFQVLLPSYPEARRVLDYDGLKLRPFYRGADVFYKGSFHRLSDPFTHPQDALKNARDPFVSWMDKWYTIVLRKEVLTTRKIERRIPEIETEDYLRDFGFSEEFIDRFFRAFFGGVFLEKDLRTSARMFLFLYSMFSTGGATIPAHGMQAIPDQLAISLPPGSLRLNCPVASVRAGEITLASGEIIHADHIIVAVSEEVAARLIPEATGEKLLPGRSTTCLYFTTDQPVPETPTIYLDGDGRGPVNSACVLSKIAPLYAPAGQHLISASIIGSPSSGELEDVVRDQMAAWFGESAYLWNLLRSYQVRHALPEGRQLRLGEGPLSAVLAPGLYRCGDWCEDASINGALISGRRAAEAVLGAIG, encoded by the coding sequence ATGACCCCGTCAACGCCTAGCATCGCCATCATCGGAGCCGGACTTTCCGGCCTGGCCTGTGCACGTGCGTTGACTCAGGCCGGGCAGCGTTTCACGATTTATGAAGCCGCCGATGCCGTGGGTGGCCGTGTGCGCTCAGACGTGGTGGATGGGTTTACCCTGGACCGCGGCTTTCAGGTTTTGCTGCCCTCCTACCCGGAAGCACGCCGCGTCCTCGACTATGACGGGCTGAAACTGCGCCCCTTTTACCGTGGGGCCGATGTTTTTTACAAAGGCAGCTTTCATCGTCTTTCGGATCCCTTTACCCATCCCCAGGATGCGCTGAAAAATGCACGGGATCCGTTCGTGTCCTGGATGGACAAATGGTACACCATTGTTCTGCGCAAAGAGGTGCTCACCACCCGTAAGATCGAGCGCCGCATCCCCGAGATCGAGACGGAGGATTACCTGCGGGATTTCGGTTTTAGCGAGGAATTCATTGACCGCTTTTTTCGTGCCTTTTTCGGAGGCGTATTTTTGGAAAAGGACCTGCGGACTTCCGCGCGCATGTTCCTGTTTCTCTACTCCATGTTCAGCACCGGAGGGGCCACCATCCCGGCGCACGGCATGCAGGCTATCCCAGATCAGCTCGCCATCTCCCTCCCCCCCGGCAGCCTGCGGCTGAATTGCCCTGTCGCCTCCGTACGCGCGGGTGAAATCACACTCGCAAGTGGAGAGATCATCCACGCAGATCACATCATCGTCGCCGTCAGCGAAGAAGTCGCCGCGCGGCTGATTCCTGAGGCCACCGGAGAAAAACTGCTACCAGGCCGCAGCACCACCTGTCTTTATTTCACGACGGACCAACCCGTGCCAGAAACGCCTACCATCTACCTGGATGGCGATGGCCGCGGCCCTGTGAACAGCGCCTGCGTGCTGTCCAAGATCGCCCCCCTTTACGCCCCCGCCGGCCAGCACCTCATTTCCGCCAGCATCATTGGCTCCCCCTCCAGCGGCGAGCTGGAAGATGTGGTGAGGGACCAAATGGCCGCCTGGTTTGGCGAATCAGCCTACCTCTGGAACCTCCTGCGCAGCTACCAAGTGCGCCACGCCTTGCCTGAGGGACGCCAACTCCGCCTGGGCGAGGGCCCCCTGTCAGCCGTTCTGGCTCCCGGACTGTATCGCTGCGGCGACTGGTGCGAGGATGCCTCCATCAATGGGGCCCTCATTAGCGGCCGCCGTGCCGCCGAGGCCGTCCTGGGTGCCATCGGCTGA
- a CDS encoding NAD(P)-dependent oxidoreductase produces MNDRPRLLILGATGRLGATLAAHYAPRYEILAPGRETLDLSRPETVAQELEHMDFDLAINAAALTSPDLCEGDPGLAMRVNAESAAIVAKVCANRWLRFIHLSTDYVFEGKGCVFLTEESVAEPVNAYGRSKRAGEVAVLAANADALVARVSWLFGPRGGGVPETALQRAREGHLLGFIEDKWSVPTSTVDIACWLERLFTDLSSVTGLLHLCNTGVATWRDYAQVSLDLAHRHGLLNRPHFTHGLRLRDFPQFKAARPPFTVMNNARLSFILGETPRSWQSALEEHIVSMTVPPRL; encoded by the coding sequence ATGAATGACCGTCCACGACTGCTCATCCTCGGTGCCACCGGTCGCCTGGGGGCGACTCTGGCCGCGCACTATGCCCCGCGTTATGAGATCCTTGCCCCAGGCCGGGAAACACTGGATCTCAGCCGACCGGAAACCGTGGCGCAGGAACTGGAACACATGGACTTTGATCTCGCCATCAATGCTGCGGCCCTCACCAGCCCGGACCTGTGTGAAGGGGATCCTGGGCTGGCGATGCGGGTGAATGCGGAATCCGCCGCCATCGTCGCTAAAGTGTGTGCCAATCGCTGGCTGCGCTTCATCCACCTCAGCACCGATTATGTTTTTGAGGGGAAAGGCTGTGTTTTCCTCACGGAGGAATCCGTGGCTGAGCCCGTGAATGCCTATGGGCGCTCCAAACGGGCTGGTGAAGTTGCCGTGCTGGCGGCAAATGCCGATGCCCTGGTGGCACGGGTTTCCTGGCTGTTTGGCCCGCGTGGTGGCGGCGTTCCAGAAACAGCCCTGCAGCGGGCACGGGAAGGCCATCTGCTGGGATTCATCGAGGACAAATGGAGTGTGCCCACCAGTACGGTGGACATCGCCTGCTGGCTGGAGCGGCTGTTTACAGATCTGTCGTCCGTCACCGGTCTGCTGCACTTGTGCAATACCGGGGTGGCTACCTGGCGTGACTATGCCCAGGTCTCGCTGGATCTGGCGCACCGCCATGGACTGCTGAATCGGCCACACTTCACTCACGGGCTGCGTTTGCGCGACTTCCCCCAGTTCAAGGCCGCCCGCCCGCCCTTCACGGTGATGAACAATGCGCGGCTGAGTTTTATCCTGGGCGAAACACCGCGAAGCTGGCAGTCTGCCCTGGAGGAGCATATCGTATCTATGACCGTTCCTCCGCGCCTATGA
- a CDS encoding serine hydrolase domain-containing protein gives MNYPRRHFLHLLSGLAVAPLAGAAETSLNVAGAAKYVAARKGYALLIKQHGKVIHESYANGAKKGEARRIYSGTKGFWGLAAMAAVEDGHLALNEKVSATLPSWQRGGKENITIEQLLDFNCGLERCLKLHQDGLSNRNQMALDRPLVGTPGKSFIYGPSALQVFHEVLKQKLKGRFLSESPTRYLERRVLRPLGLGSQRYLADAKGNPLLAAGFLMTPSQWARMGDLLLAQGKPVLKASSMGPLLEGSSSNAAYSFGFWNNRAADKMGAREIDIEDMLEVDWDRQNWSRVCIAKGVPKDLIACIGSGYQRMYAIPSMALVIVRQGLNARYSDGDFLRTLLG, from the coding sequence ATGAACTACCCGCGACGTCACTTTTTGCACTTGCTGTCAGGCCTCGCCGTCGCGCCCCTGGCCGGGGCGGCGGAGACCTCGCTGAACGTGGCCGGCGCTGCCAAATACGTGGCCGCGAGGAAGGGTTATGCACTGCTCATCAAACAGCACGGCAAGGTCATCCACGAAAGTTATGCCAACGGTGCAAAAAAGGGCGAAGCCCGGCGCATCTACAGCGGCACGAAAGGCTTTTGGGGACTGGCGGCCATGGCGGCGGTGGAGGATGGCCATCTGGCGCTGAATGAAAAAGTCTCCGCCACTCTTCCATCCTGGCAGAGAGGTGGAAAAGAGAACATCACCATCGAGCAGTTGCTGGACTTCAACTGCGGGTTGGAACGCTGCCTGAAACTGCATCAGGACGGTTTGTCCAACCGCAATCAAATGGCCCTGGATCGCCCGCTCGTGGGCACCCCCGGGAAAAGTTTCATCTATGGGCCCAGTGCCTTGCAGGTCTTTCATGAAGTGCTGAAACAGAAGCTCAAGGGACGGTTCTTGTCAGAATCACCCACCCGTTACCTGGAGCGCCGTGTCTTGCGTCCACTGGGCCTTGGGTCTCAGCGATACCTCGCCGATGCCAAGGGCAACCCGCTGCTGGCGGCGGGCTTTCTGATGACCCCTTCCCAGTGGGCACGCATGGGCGATCTGCTTTTGGCCCAGGGCAAGCCGGTTCTCAAAGCCTCCTCCATGGGCCCCTTGCTGGAGGGCTCCTCCTCCAATGCCGCCTACAGCTTTGGTTTCTGGAACAATCGTGCTGCCGACAAGATGGGGGCACGGGAAATTGACATCGAAGACATGCTGGAAGTGGACTGGGACCGTCAAAACTGGTCGCGGGTCTGCATCGCCAAAGGGGTGCCCAAGGATCTCATCGCCTGCATTGGCAGCGGCTACCAGCGCATGTATGCCATCCCCTCCATGGCCCTTGTTATCGTCCGCCAAGGACTGAACGCCCGCTATTCAGACGGTGATTTTTTGCGGACGCTGCTGGGGTGA